A part of Parafrankia discariae genomic DNA contains:
- a CDS encoding aldo/keto reductase — MTSRRIGSLEVSAVGIGGNNFGTDFFGAGCDRHEVDRIVHAALDAGITLFDTAEEYSITSFLGEGHSEELIGAALGRRRDEAIIATKFLNQSEADPDQRGAERIVAAVEASLRRLGTDRIDLYQQHQPDSGTPIEEILEALDRLVRAGKVREVGCSNFSGEMLDDAAETAARSSFSPYRSCQVQYSVLERPQQDVLGSVERHGMTVLAYFPLASGLLTGKYRRGEPPPPDARLGADAPVSAMLRQGIMARRPPLSDERLATVEQLSTFAADRGHSLLELAISWLTSQPIVASVLTGVTKPEQVIANASAAGWRLTSDELAAVDAIVAHEAEVS; from the coding sequence GTGACTTCCCGGCGTATCGGCAGCCTGGAGGTGTCCGCCGTCGGTATCGGCGGCAACAACTTCGGTACGGACTTCTTCGGAGCTGGCTGCGACAGGCACGAGGTGGATCGGATCGTCCACGCCGCCCTCGACGCGGGCATCACCCTCTTCGACACCGCCGAGGAGTACAGCATCACGTCCTTCCTGGGCGAGGGGCACTCCGAGGAGCTGATCGGCGCGGCGCTCGGCCGCCGCCGGGACGAGGCGATCATCGCCACGAAGTTCCTCAACCAGAGCGAGGCCGATCCGGATCAGCGGGGCGCGGAGCGCATCGTGGCTGCCGTCGAAGCCAGCCTGCGCCGCCTCGGAACGGACCGGATAGACCTCTACCAGCAGCACCAGCCCGATTCCGGCACGCCGATCGAGGAGATCCTCGAGGCGCTCGACCGGCTGGTCCGCGCCGGCAAGGTGCGCGAGGTCGGGTGCAGCAACTTCAGCGGCGAGATGCTGGACGACGCCGCCGAGACCGCGGCCCGGTCGTCGTTCTCGCCGTACCGGTCCTGTCAGGTGCAGTACAGCGTGCTGGAGCGCCCCCAGCAGGACGTGCTCGGCTCGGTGGAGCGCCACGGGATGACCGTCCTCGCCTACTTTCCGCTCGCCAGCGGGCTGCTCACCGGTAAGTACCGCCGGGGCGAACCACCGCCGCCGGACGCACGGCTCGGTGCCGACGCGCCGGTCAGCGCCATGCTCCGCCAGGGGATCATGGCCCGCCGCCCGCCGCTGTCCGACGAGCGGCTCGCCACCGTCGAGCAGCTGTCAACCTTCGCCGCGGACCGAGGGCATTCCCTGCTCGAGCTCGCGATCTCATGGCTCACCTCCCAGCCAATCGTTGCGTCGGTTCTGACCGGCGTCACGAAGCCCGAGCAGGTCATCGCCAACGCCTCCGCCGCCGGATGGCGGCTCACCTCCGATGAACTGGCAGCCGTCGACGCGATCGTCGCTCACGAGGCCGAGGTTTCATGA
- a CDS encoding SDR family NAD(P)-dependent oxidoreductase: protein MITGASEGTGQAFARRIAAEGLPSVLLARRLGPLTDLADSIRAETGVECVSASVDLASDDGAQQVIEAVGDREIGLYIANAGADPNGAHFLDVDVEPWLKLMRLNVLTMMQLCHHFGGAMRARRRGGLLLVNSGAAYGGSSFMAAYTGSKAFELCFGESLWAELRPYNVDVLNLVLGKTDTPAFRALLAKNGLPEPTDWATPQDVAEAGVTRLPHGPIHNQGQAADTVGDERRSRVLMIEEMSKSVFGEKAPD from the coding sequence GTGATCACGGGTGCCTCCGAAGGGACCGGGCAGGCGTTCGCCCGCCGCATCGCCGCCGAGGGTCTGCCCTCCGTCCTTCTCGCGCGACGATTGGGACCGTTGACCGACCTGGCCGACTCGATCCGCGCGGAAACAGGCGTTGAATGCGTCTCGGCGTCAGTGGATCTGGCATCTGACGACGGCGCCCAGCAAGTCATCGAAGCGGTGGGCGACCGCGAGATCGGGTTGTACATCGCCAACGCGGGCGCCGACCCCAACGGAGCGCACTTCCTCGACGTCGACGTCGAACCCTGGCTGAAGCTGATGCGCCTCAACGTTCTGACGATGATGCAGTTGTGTCACCATTTCGGTGGAGCCATGCGAGCCCGCCGCCGCGGCGGACTACTGCTCGTCAATTCCGGCGCAGCCTATGGTGGCAGCAGCTTCATGGCTGCCTACACGGGAAGCAAAGCCTTCGAGTTGTGCTTCGGCGAGTCCCTGTGGGCCGAGCTGCGTCCCTACAACGTCGATGTACTCAACCTGGTCCTCGGCAAGACCGACACACCGGCCTTCCGCGCCCTGCTGGCGAAAAATGGACTGCCCGAGCCGACCGACTGGGCGACACCGCAGGATGTGGCTGAAGCCGGAGTGACACGCCTGCCGCACGGACCCATCCATAATCAGGGCCAGGCGGCCGACACTGTCGGCGACGAACGACGCTCCAGGGTTCTGATGATCGAGGAGATGTCCAAGAGCGTCTTCGGCGAGAAAGCCCCTGACTAG
- a CDS encoding DUF3500 domain-containing protein yields the protein MTKLRRSIVAPITAAVLLSTVAACGSDSSADASSSSTAGPSGSPSGFPGGGGPGGGGPGGGMQTFTAVDLDTDGENASAANTTDVVTAANAFLATLDSGTAATVSYDFADNESRQTWSNFPAQQVPRKGVALSDLDDDAKTAAMALVKTMLSPEGYAQVQAIQEADDWLNENSASGTDSFGSDTDYYIAIYGTPSVTDSFMVQFGGHHLARNYTYKGTTASITPDFTGTEPKSFTIGSTDVEPMKEKADTLFGLFDSLNDEQKAQAKLSDTIDDILMGPGVDSGKFPETQGVAVSDLSADQQQLVLDAIGAWVDDAAPGVAASLMKTYKSQLSQTHVAFANSDTVDGESTYLRIDGPRVWIELVNTRSQSTPNVHYHGVYRDKNDDYGSTNPSA from the coding sequence ATGACCAAGCTTCGCCGCAGCATCGTCGCGCCGATCACGGCCGCCGTGCTGCTCTCCACGGTCGCCGCTTGTGGCAGCGACTCCAGCGCCGACGCCTCCTCGTCCTCGACCGCTGGCCCCTCGGGATCGCCGAGCGGATTCCCTGGCGGTGGGGGTCCAGGCGGTGGGGGTCCAGGCGGTGGTATGCAGACCTTCACCGCCGTCGACCTCGACACCGATGGCGAGAACGCCTCCGCCGCGAACACCACCGACGTCGTGACCGCCGCCAACGCGTTCCTCGCCACCTTGGACTCGGGCACCGCCGCTACGGTCAGCTACGACTTCGCCGACAACGAGTCTCGACAGACCTGGTCCAACTTCCCGGCCCAGCAGGTGCCTCGCAAGGGCGTCGCGCTCTCCGACCTCGACGACGACGCCAAGACCGCCGCGATGGCCCTGGTGAAGACGATGCTGAGCCCGGAGGGCTACGCCCAGGTGCAGGCGATCCAGGAGGCCGACGACTGGCTCAACGAGAACAGCGCCTCCGGGACCGACAGCTTCGGTTCAGACACCGACTACTACATCGCGATCTACGGCACGCCTTCGGTCACCGACTCGTTCATGGTCCAGTTCGGCGGCCACCACCTGGCCCGCAACTACACCTACAAGGGCACCACAGCCAGTATCACGCCGGACTTCACCGGTACCGAGCCGAAGTCCTTCACGATCGGCAGCACCGACGTGGAGCCCATGAAGGAGAAGGCTGACACGCTGTTCGGTCTCTTCGACTCCCTTAATGACGAGCAGAAGGCCCAGGCCAAGCTGTCCGACACCATCGACGACATCCTGATGGGCCCGGGCGTGGACAGCGGGAAGTTCCCCGAGACCCAGGGCGTGGCAGTCAGTGACCTCTCCGCGGACCAGCAGCAGCTCGTCCTCGACGCGATCGGCGCCTGGGTCGACGACGCCGCCCCCGGCGTCGCCGCCTCGCTGATGAAGACCTACAAGTCCCAGCTCAGCCAGACCCACGTCGCGTTCGCCAACAGCGACACCGTCGACGGCGAGAGCACCTACCTGCGCATCGACGGACCCCGGGTGTGGATCGAGCTCGTCAACACCCGCAGCCAGAGCACCCCGAACGTCCATTACCACGGTGTCTACCGTGACAAGAACGACGACTACGGCAGCACCAACCCCAGTGCGTGA
- a CDS encoding ATP-binding protein, translating into MDLPFDARAAGAAREVLRGLLLAWGHDRQADDAAVVVSELVTNAVQHAGERGQLRLALRVTDGVLRLELADGSLVRPMAREVVDSDERGRGMHIVDQLTARWGVETHGDGKRVWVELD; encoded by the coding sequence GTGGATCTGCCCTTCGATGCGCGTGCCGCGGGTGCTGCCCGGGAGGTGCTGCGGGGGTTGCTGCTCGCCTGGGGGCATGACCGGCAGGCCGACGACGCCGCGGTGGTGGTCTCGGAGCTGGTGACCAACGCTGTGCAGCACGCCGGTGAACGGGGGCAGCTGCGGCTGGCGCTTCGGGTCACCGATGGTGTGCTACGTCTGGAACTCGCTGATGGGTCGTTGGTGCGGCCGATGGCTCGAGAGGTCGTCGACTCCGATGAACGGGGCCGTGGGATGCACATTGTCGATCAGCTCACCGCCCGGTGGGGCGTCGAGACGCACGGCGACGGCAAACGCGTCTGGGTCGAACTCGACTGA
- a CDS encoding sugar phosphate isomerase/epimerase family protein, giving the protein MMERLSIEPLSVMGLPPVEFVGLAADLGLRYVALALSALPNPYGYPPFSLRDDLALRRETIAALRDRGVTVSLGDGFVLHPGRDIRELAGDVAVMAELGAQRINTVTFDPDFGRSVEQFGVLAELAAESGLETTLEFAPGLTIADLPTALRAVQAVGRPDFRLLIDTMHLVRSGSGPAEVAAVDPDLIGYIQLSDVPLVPTIPDYMEEGCFERMVPGAGELPLLEILDALPRHLVIGLEVPLRSQADAGVGPHERLGRCVEASRELLAKLADR; this is encoded by the coding sequence ATGATGGAACGACTGTCGATCGAGCCGCTGAGCGTGATGGGGCTTCCGCCGGTTGAGTTCGTGGGTTTGGCCGCCGACCTCGGGCTCCGTTATGTGGCGCTTGCCTTGAGCGCGTTACCGAACCCATACGGCTATCCGCCGTTCTCGCTGCGGGACGATCTCGCTCTGCGGCGCGAGACGATCGCCGCCCTGCGCGACCGGGGTGTGACGGTGTCGCTGGGCGACGGGTTCGTGCTCCACCCCGGCCGGGATATCCGCGAGCTCGCCGGTGACGTCGCCGTCATGGCCGAGCTCGGCGCCCAGCGGATCAACACCGTCACCTTCGATCCGGACTTCGGCCGCAGTGTCGAGCAGTTCGGGGTGCTTGCCGAGCTGGCCGCCGAGTCCGGGCTGGAGACGACGCTGGAGTTCGCCCCCGGGCTGACGATCGCTGACCTCCCCACGGCGCTCCGCGCCGTCCAGGCGGTCGGGAGGCCGGACTTCCGTCTCCTCATCGACACGATGCACCTCGTGCGGTCCGGCTCCGGCCCCGCCGAGGTCGCCGCCGTCGACCCCGACCTGATCGGATACATCCAGCTCAGTGACGTCCCGCTCGTGCCCACCATCCCCGACTACATGGAAGAGGGGTGTTTCGAACGGATGGTGCCGGGCGCCGGCGAGTTGCCCCTGCTCGAGATCCTCGACGCGCTGCCGCGCCATCTCGTGATCGGGCTCGAGGTGCCGCTGCGCTCGCAGGCCGACGCCGGTGTCGGTCCCCACGAACGGCTCGGCCGGTGTGTCGAGGCCTCCCGGGAGCTCCTCGCCAAGCTGGCCGACCGATGA
- a CDS encoding MerR family transcriptional regulator, whose amino-acid sequence MALESTRKPAHGLDDDDYPAYTMGRAAEMLGTTPAFLRALGEARLITPLRSEGGHRRYSRYQLRIAARGRELVDQGTAIDAACRIVILEDQLAEAQRLNQQPRRPAPPSPTETP is encoded by the coding sequence ATGGCCCTTGAAAGCACGCGTAAACCGGCCCACGGTCTCGACGACGACGACTATCCCGCCTACACCATGGGCCGCGCGGCCGAGATGCTCGGCACCACGCCTGCCTTCCTGCGGGCCCTCGGCGAAGCGCGCCTGATCACGCCGCTGCGCTCAGAGGGCGGCCACCGCCGCTACTCCCGCTATCAGCTGCGGATCGCCGCCCGCGGCCGTGAACTCGTCGATCAGGGCACCGCGATCGACGCCGCCTGCCGCATCGTCATCCTCGAAGACCAACTCGCCGAAGCCCAGCGACTCAACCAGCAACCACGCCGACCAGCCCCGCCGTCGCCCACCGAGACGCCCTGA